The following coding sequences lie in one Haladaptatus sp. DJG-WS-42 genomic window:
- a CDS encoding NUDIX domain-containing protein — METTRHFTSTVYIVNDGATALHDHKHLDMWLPPGGHIDRDELPHEAAIREVKEETGLDVTLLAERTGASSLTVEPLPEPAHLQLADVNVFAEHVGHQHIDFVYFGSVEHRDITPEDGEIETWHWFTKAELREDGDRLEPDVIVHGIEAIDAVEAAQ; from the coding sequence ATGGAGACGACTCGCCATTTCACTTCGACCGTCTACATCGTCAACGACGGAGCCACAGCTCTCCACGACCACAAACATCTGGACATGTGGCTCCCGCCCGGTGGCCACATCGACCGCGACGAACTCCCCCACGAAGCCGCCATCCGCGAAGTGAAAGAGGAGACGGGCTTGGACGTGACCCTGCTCGCAGAGCGAACCGGTGCGTCTTCCCTCACCGTCGAACCACTCCCCGAACCCGCCCATCTCCAACTCGCGGACGTGAACGTTTTTGCAGAACACGTTGGCCACCAGCACATCGATTTCGTCTATTTTGGGTCAGTCGAACACCGCGACATCACACCCGAAGACGGCGAAATCGAGACGTGGCACTGGTTTACGAAAGCCGAGTTGCGCGAAGATGGCGACCGACTTGAACCCGACGTGATTGTCCACGGCATCGAAGCCATCGACGCCGTCGAAGCAGCCCAGTAG
- a CDS encoding transcription initiation factor IIB: protein MTDTSIRTRTDERTSEREQPEQTQEEELVCPECSGNLLADAEHGETVCQDCGLVVDEGTIDRGPEWRAFDSSERDEKSRVGAPTTQMMHDKGLSTNISWQNKDAYGKSLGSRQRAKMQRLRKWNERFRTRDSKERNLKQALGEIDRMASALGLPKDVRETASVIYRRALTENLLPGRSIEGVATAALYAAARQASMPRSLDEITNVSRVEKSEIARTYRYVARELKLEVRPADPESYVPRFASSLGLSDEVEMRARQLLKTAKQQGVHSGKSPVGLAAAAVYAAALLSNEKVTQSQVSDIANISEVTIRNRYHELLEAEEQVI from the coding sequence ATGACTGATACGAGTATTCGAACCCGAACAGACGAGCGGACGAGCGAGCGAGAACAGCCCGAACAAACACAGGAAGAAGAGCTTGTCTGCCCGGAATGTAGTGGCAACCTCCTCGCCGACGCAGAACACGGCGAGACGGTGTGCCAAGACTGTGGCCTCGTCGTAGACGAAGGCACTATCGACCGCGGCCCGGAATGGCGCGCTTTTGATTCTTCAGAACGCGACGAAAAGTCCCGCGTCGGCGCACCGACGACCCAGATGATGCACGACAAGGGACTGTCAACGAACATTAGCTGGCAGAACAAAGACGCCTACGGTAAATCCCTCGGCTCCCGCCAGCGCGCGAAGATGCAGCGGCTTCGCAAGTGGAACGAACGCTTCCGCACGCGTGACTCCAAAGAGCGCAACCTGAAACAGGCGCTCGGCGAAATCGACCGCATGGCCAGCGCACTCGGCCTCCCGAAAGACGTTCGTGAGACCGCGTCGGTCATCTACCGCCGCGCACTCACGGAGAACCTCCTGCCCGGCCGCTCCATCGAGGGCGTCGCCACGGCAGCGCTCTACGCCGCCGCCCGCCAAGCGAGCATGCCCCGGAGCTTAGACGAGATTACCAACGTCTCTCGCGTTGAAAAGAGCGAAATCGCGCGCACCTATCGCTACGTGGCCCGCGAACTCAAACTCGAAGTGCGTCCCGCTGACCCAGAGAGCTACGTCCCGCGCTTTGCCTCCTCGCTTGGCCTCTCAGACGAGGTCGAGATGCGCGCCCGACAACTCCTGAAAACCGCGAAACAGCAAGGCGTCCACAGCGGGAAGTCGCCGGTCGGCCTCGCCGCCGCCGCCGTCTACGCCGCCGCATTGCTCTCGAACGAGAAGGTGACCCAGAGCCAAGTCTCTGATATCGCGAACATCAGCGAAGTCACCATCCGCAACCGCTACCACGAACTGCTCGAAGCAGAAGAGCAGGTCATCTAA
- the gatC gene encoding Asp-tRNA(Asn)/Glu-tRNA(Gln) amidotransferase subunit GatC — MSDTVVDADEVRHIADLARIDLDDEEVELFARQFGDILDYFGALDEVPEVEQEADLVNVMRPDEVHDGLTQAEALQNAPETEDGYFKGPRVS, encoded by the coding sequence ATGAGCGATACGGTTGTCGACGCAGACGAGGTTCGCCACATCGCAGACCTCGCGCGCATCGACCTTGACGACGAGGAGGTCGAACTGTTCGCCCGACAGTTCGGGGACATCCTCGACTACTTCGGTGCGCTTGACGAAGTGCCCGAGGTTGAACAGGAGGCAGACCTTGTGAACGTAATGCGCCCCGACGAAGTTCACGACGGGCTCACGCAAGCAGAAGCGCTCCAGAACGCTCCAGAGACGGAGGATGGCTACTTCAAAGGACCACGCGTCTCATGA
- the gatA gene encoding Asp-tRNA(Asn)/Glu-tRNA(Gln) amidotransferase subunit GatA, whose amino-acid sequence MTDLNIFLTEESIDGADDGPLAGKTVAVKDNISTKGVRTTCGSKMLEEYVPPYDATVVSRLKEAGATIVGKTNMDEFGMGTTTETSAYGPTLNPLDEDRVPGGSSGGSAAAVAAGDADLALGSDTGGSIRCPAAFCGVVGIKPTYGLVSRYGLVAYANSLEQIGPIASSVEAAAALLDVISGKDPHDATTREKPDVTYADAATGDVEGLTIGVPTELVSGADDGVVEQFHDALSELEAQGATVEEVTLPSVEHAVQAYYVIAMSEASSNLARFDGVRYGISGGYEGNWNKAYARSREAGFGDEVKRRILLGTYALSAGYHDRYYKKAQDAREWIKQDFNAAFESVDVLASPTMPTPPFKLGESLSDPLQMYLADANTVPVNLANLPALSVPAGETDGLPVGLQLIGPAFGEEVIIRAGSALA is encoded by the coding sequence ATGACTGATCTCAATATCTTCCTCACTGAGGAGTCCATCGACGGTGCGGACGATGGCCCGCTTGCGGGCAAGACCGTCGCTGTCAAAGACAACATCTCCACGAAAGGCGTCCGCACGACGTGCGGCTCAAAGATGCTCGAAGAGTACGTGCCACCGTACGACGCAACTGTCGTCTCTCGCCTGAAGGAAGCAGGCGCGACCATCGTCGGAAAGACCAACATGGACGAGTTCGGGATGGGGACGACGACCGAAACCTCCGCCTACGGCCCGACACTCAACCCCCTCGACGAAGACCGCGTGCCGGGCGGGTCGTCTGGTGGCAGTGCCGCCGCCGTCGCCGCGGGCGACGCAGACCTCGCGCTTGGCTCTGATACCGGTGGGTCGATTCGCTGTCCCGCCGCGTTCTGTGGCGTCGTCGGCATCAAACCGACCTACGGGCTCGTCTCGCGCTACGGCCTCGTCGCCTACGCAAATTCGCTAGAACAGATCGGGCCAATCGCCTCGAGCGTCGAAGCAGCCGCCGCGCTCTTGGACGTGATTAGCGGGAAAGACCCACACGACGCGACCACTCGCGAGAAGCCCGACGTGACCTACGCTGACGCCGCAACCGGCGACGTTGAGGGCCTCACCATCGGCGTCCCGACCGAACTCGTCTCCGGCGCAGACGACGGTGTTGTCGAGCAGTTCCACGACGCACTCTCGGAACTCGAAGCGCAGGGCGCAACCGTCGAAGAAGTCACGCTCCCCTCCGTCGAACACGCCGTACAAGCCTACTACGTCATCGCCATGTCGGAAGCCTCCTCGAACCTCGCCCGGTTCGACGGCGTCCGCTACGGCATCTCCGGTGGCTACGAAGGCAACTGGAACAAAGCCTACGCCCGCTCGCGCGAGGCTGGCTTCGGCGACGAGGTCAAACGCCGCATTCTCCTCGGCACGTATGCCCTCTCTGCGGGCTATCACGACCGCTACTACAAGAAGGCACAGGACGCCCGTGAGTGGATTAAACAGGACTTCAACGCGGCGTTCGAGAGCGTGGACGTGCTCGCCAGCCCAACGATGCCAACGCCGCCGTTCAAGCTCGGCGAGAGTCTCTCTGACCCGCTTCAGATGTACCTCGCAGACGCGAACACGGTGCCCGTGAACCTCGCAAACCTGCCCGCACTCTCCGTGCCCGCAGGCGAAACCGATGGCTTACCAGTTGGCCTGCAGCTCATCGGTCCGGCCTTCGGCGAAGAAGTCATCATCCGCGCCGGCAGCGCGCTCGCCTGA
- a CDS encoding MarR family transcriptional regulator, whose translation MSTAEAEAELSEDERAGLELIRETGGVYQSDFWKKLDVSSRKGSRIVESLLAKDFIRREEAVYNGHTTYFVTPAPKDLDFSLLMAGDLLSPFIGEEDIDPRSDALSHWIMNLAYNG comes from the coding sequence ATGAGTACGGCAGAAGCGGAGGCTGAACTCTCCGAGGACGAGCGGGCAGGACTCGAACTCATCCGCGAGACGGGTGGCGTTTACCAGAGTGACTTCTGGAAAAAACTCGATGTGAGTTCCCGAAAAGGGAGTCGCATCGTGGAGTCACTGCTGGCCAAAGATTTCATCCGCCGTGAGGAAGCGGTGTACAACGGCCACACGACGTACTTCGTCACGCCCGCGCCCAAGGATTTAGACTTTTCACTGCTGATGGCGGGCGACCTGCTCTCGCCGTTCATCGGTGAAGAAGACATCGACCCGCGCAGTGACGCCCTGAGTCACTGGATTATGAACCTCGCCTACAACGGATAG
- a CDS encoding NRDE family protein — protein MCTLTFAWQVFDDTPLVVAANRDERVDRPSTPPQVSDGDPKIVAPGDSEAGGTWIGYNEHGVFVAITNRWIETELNAPRSRGLLVRDALSYETAEAATRYVERELDAQEYDGFNLVLADANAALFVEWDGRKQIRNLDPGVHVVVNVGIDGEFFEPPRFPEAGEQQSQNAIRLLNALEPTPAETATGWLHRARDAISDHDFGVCIHEDGYGTRSSSLVTIGASGDGTYDFAAGSPCTTEYEPVEGQI, from the coding sequence GTGTGTACGCTCACTTTCGCGTGGCAGGTGTTCGACGACACGCCGCTCGTCGTCGCTGCCAACCGTGACGAACGTGTAGACCGACCCTCGACGCCGCCGCAGGTCAGCGACGGCGACCCAAAAATCGTCGCGCCGGGCGACAGCGAAGCCGGTGGAACGTGGATTGGCTACAACGAACACGGCGTGTTCGTCGCCATCACCAACCGCTGGATTGAGACAGAACTCAACGCCCCGCGCTCGCGCGGCCTGCTCGTCAGAGACGCACTTTCCTACGAAACGGCAGAAGCGGCGACGCGATACGTCGAACGTGAGTTAGATGCGCAAGAGTACGATGGGTTCAACCTCGTGCTTGCGGATGCGAACGCCGCGTTGTTCGTTGAGTGGGACGGGCGCAAACAGATTCGAAATCTCGACCCCGGCGTCCACGTCGTCGTCAATGTTGGAATAGACGGCGAGTTCTTCGAGCCGCCGCGATTCCCCGAAGCGGGTGAACAGCAGTCACAGAACGCGATTCGTCTCCTCAACGCGCTCGAACCGACGCCGGCAGAGACTGCAACGGGCTGGCTCCACCGGGCGCGAGACGCGATTTCTGACCACGACTTTGGCGTGTGTATCCATGAGGATGGCTACGGCACGCGCTCGTCATCGCTCGTCACGATTGGCGCGAGCGGCGACGGGACCTACGACTTCGCCGCCGGGTCGCCGTGTACGACCGAATACGAACCCGTCGAAGGTCAGATTTAA
- the menE gene encoding o-succinylbenzoate--CoA ligase — protein sequence MMRDWVAQRARASPDATALIDASDNTHWTYHELTRAVNETAGHLAGVGVLPGDHVGVLLETSVAYVRLIHAVARLGAVLVPLNTRLTEAELAPQIERAGVSVLVCSDDTEATAAATEGTGVSVVSLDASRRNHVTKLDSQPTAEVQPATWDADDPQLIMFTSGTTGQPKAVVLTHGNFAASAEASAYRLGTLPDDRWLVCLSLYHMGGLSPILRAARYGSTVVLVEDFDEQAVGDAIATYQPTGISLVPVMLSRLLDAGVSFGSFRFVLLGGAPAPDDLIKRCERESVPVYPTYGMTEAASQIATATPSEAFTYPGTVGRPLFGSDVTVVGDDGDPVEPGEPGELVVSGPTVMKEYYDDYETTVDAFSAYGLHTGDMGYQDEGGRLWVANRRADRIITGGENVDPAEVMAVLCTHPAVADAAVVGIDDAEWGERVCALVITEGDEDVTSDELKAHCKATLAGYKCPRVVGFATELPRTASGTVEREKVREALRR from the coding sequence ATGATGCGAGACTGGGTTGCCCAGCGAGCGCGTGCCTCGCCCGACGCGACTGCGCTTATCGACGCCAGCGATAACACACACTGGACGTACCACGAGTTGACCAGAGCGGTGAATGAAACCGCCGGACACCTCGCCGGTGTGGGTGTGCTTCCTGGCGACCACGTTGGCGTCCTGCTCGAAACGAGCGTCGCCTACGTCCGGCTCATCCACGCTGTCGCGCGGCTGGGCGCGGTGCTCGTCCCGCTGAACACGCGCCTGACCGAGGCTGAACTCGCCCCGCAAATTGAGCGAGCGGGCGTGTCGGTGCTCGTCTGTAGCGACGACACAGAAGCGACCGCCGCCGCAACTGAGGGGACGGGCGTCTCGGTGGTGTCGCTCGATGCAAGTCGCAGAAACCACGTCACGAAACTCGATTCTCAGCCGACAGCAGAGGTTCAGCCGGCGACGTGGGACGCAGACGACCCGCAACTCATCATGTTCACCTCCGGGACGACCGGCCAGCCGAAGGCCGTCGTCCTCACCCACGGCAACTTTGCGGCGAGCGCCGAAGCCTCGGCCTACCGCCTCGGCACGCTCCCCGACGACCGGTGGCTCGTCTGCCTCTCGCTCTATCACATGGGCGGGCTGTCCCCGATTCTGCGCGCGGCGCGCTACGGTTCGACTGTTGTGTTAGTCGAAGACTTCGACGAACAGGCGGTGGGCGACGCCATCGCTACCTACCAGCCGACGGGTATCTCGCTCGTGCCTGTGATGCTCTCGCGCCTGCTCGATGCTGGCGTCTCCTTTGGCTCATTCCGATTCGTGTTGCTCGGCGGTGCGCCAGCACCCGACGACCTCATCAAGCGATGCGAACGCGAGAGCGTCCCCGTCTACCCAACCTACGGCATGACCGAAGCCGCCTCGCAGATTGCCACCGCGACGCCAAGCGAGGCGTTTACGTATCCCGGAACGGTCGGCAGACCGCTCTTTGGCTCAGACGTGACCGTGGTCGGTGACGACGGCGACCCCGTCGAGCCGGGCGAGCCGGGCGAGCTCGTCGTCTCCGGACCGACAGTCATGAAGGAGTATTACGACGACTACGAGACGACCGTCGACGCCTTTTCAGCGTACGGCTTGCACACGGGCGATATGGGATATCAAGACGAGGGCGGACGACTCTGGGTGGCGAACCGGCGTGCAGACCGCATCATCACGGGCGGTGAGAACGTCGACCCGGCAGAGGTCATGGCTGTGTTGTGCACGCATCCGGCTGTGGCCGACGCGGCCGTGGTTGGCATCGACGATGCTGAATGGGGCGAGCGCGTCTGTGCGCTCGTCATCACAGAGGGTGACGAAGACGTCACCAGCGACGAACTGAAAGCCCACTGCAAAGCCACGCTTGCGGGCTACAAGTGCCCGCGCGTGGTTGGGTTCGCCACAGAGTTGCCTCGAACGGCGTCGGGGACAGTCGAGCGCGAGAAAGTGCGCGAGGCGCTTCGCCGATAA
- a CDS encoding enolase C-terminal domain-like protein — MERTRFSLPLKTPLNTAAGGIAAREGFLVRVTVDGVSGLGEATPLPGWTESLDACEIALNAVRPAVESEKVDEAIAALSENPAARHGLSLAVADARAQATDQPLYRFLGGEMRVETIPVNATIGAGTVRETVEAAEQAVADGFRTLKLKVGADTVAADVERVAAVRAAVGEQIELRADANGAWDVPTAKRAIDGFEKATLSMLEQPLPATHLKEHARFRGGDVRIGLDESLTERTIAEILDAEAADVLVLKPMALGGVDVAREAAVAAREAGVDCIVTTTIDGAVARAAAVHLAASLQDVAACGLATASFLAADVAESDPVPVTDGTIAVPQGKGNVHPVLSGL; from the coding sequence ATGGAACGCACCCGATTCTCGTTGCCGCTCAAGACACCCCTGAACACAGCCGCAGGCGGCATCGCAGCGCGCGAGGGGTTTCTCGTCCGTGTGACCGTAGACGGCGTCTCCGGCCTCGGTGAGGCGACACCACTCCCCGGCTGGACTGAATCGCTCGACGCCTGTGAAATCGCGCTCAACGCAGTTCGCCCGGCGGTTGAGTCAGAGAAGGTCGACGAAGCGATAGCCGCCCTCTCAGAGAATCCGGCCGCCCGCCACGGCCTCTCGCTCGCGGTGGCAGACGCCCGTGCGCAGGCCACAGACCAACCGCTCTACCGATTTCTCGGCGGCGAAATGCGCGTCGAAACCATTCCCGTGAACGCGACGATTGGCGCGGGAACCGTTCGAGAGACTGTCGAAGCCGCAGAACAGGCGGTCGCAGACGGCTTTCGTACGCTCAAGCTCAAGGTCGGCGCAGACACGGTCGCTGCCGACGTAGAGCGCGTGGCTGCCGTCCGTGCTGCAGTTGGTGAGCAAATCGAACTCAGAGCTGACGCGAACGGCGCGTGGGACGTTCCCACGGCGAAGCGCGCAATCGACGGCTTCGAGAAGGCAACTCTCTCGATGCTCGAACAGCCCCTCCCTGCGACGCACCTCAAAGAGCATGCCCGGTTTCGCGGCGGTGACGTGCGTATCGGCCTCGATGAATCGCTCACTGAGCGAACTATCGCAGAAATTCTCGACGCGGAGGCGGCCGACGTGCTCGTGCTCAAACCAATGGCCCTCGGCGGCGTCGATGTGGCGCGTGAAGCGGCGGTTGCCGCACGCGAGGCCGGTGTCGATTGCATCGTAACGACCACGATTGACGGCGCGGTGGCGCGGGCGGCAGCAGTGCATCTCGCCGCAAGTCTGCAAGACGTGGCGGCATGTGGGCTTGCCACCGCAAGTTTTCTTGCCGCGGATGTGGCGGAGTCAGACCCCGTGCCCGTCACAGACGGCACAATCGCGGTCCCACAGGGAAAGGGCAATGTTCACCCAGTCCTGAGTGGACTATGA
- a CDS encoding 1,4-dihydroxy-2-naphthoate polyprenyltransferase — protein sequence MTDTATISPTKAWVMAARPQTLPAAAAPVIVGTGLAVHNGVFAALPALAALVGALLIQIGTNFANDYYDAVKGADTDERQGFTRVTQAGIIAPEEVKRAMYLTFAIAIVSGTYLVSVGGLPIVVIGLASVASGIAYTGGPYPLGYHGLGDVFVFVFFGIVAVTGTYYVQAVDAVAGIPMTVPPGTLPLSALVASLAPAALSTAILVVNNIRDKETDTKTGKRTLAVRLGYRWSRVEYLLMLAIAYAVPAMFALDPAYSQFALLPLLSLPIAVRVARTVLTRTDGAALNPALEQTGQLLAIHSILFALGFAAPAVL from the coding sequence ATGACTGACACCGCGACCATCTCGCCGACGAAGGCGTGGGTGATGGCCGCCCGCCCGCAGACACTTCCCGCCGCGGCCGCCCCCGTCATCGTCGGCACCGGACTTGCCGTCCACAACGGTGTCTTCGCTGCGCTGCCGGCGCTCGCCGCGCTCGTTGGCGCGCTGCTCATCCAGATTGGGACGAACTTCGCAAACGACTACTACGACGCCGTAAAGGGCGCAGACACCGACGAGCGACAGGGCTTCACCCGGGTGACACAGGCCGGTATCATCGCCCCAGAGGAAGTCAAACGCGCGATGTACCTCACTTTCGCCATCGCCATCGTCTCGGGGACGTACCTCGTCTCCGTCGGTGGGCTTCCCATCGTTGTCATCGGCCTCGCAAGTGTGGCGAGCGGCATCGCCTACACCGGTGGCCCGTATCCCCTTGGCTACCACGGCCTCGGTGACGTGTTCGTGTTTGTCTTTTTCGGCATCGTCGCCGTAACCGGGACGTACTACGTGCAAGCCGTCGATGCCGTGGCGGGCATTCCAATGACCGTCCCACCGGGAACGCTCCCACTCTCCGCATTGGTGGCGAGTCTCGCGCCCGCCGCGCTCTCAACGGCGATTCTCGTCGTGAACAACATTCGGGACAAAGAAACCGACACGAAAACCGGAAAGCGAACCCTCGCGGTGCGACTCGGCTACCGGTGGAGTCGCGTCGAATACCTGCTCATGCTCGCCATTGCCTACGCCGTGCCCGCAATGTTCGCCCTCGACCCGGCGTACTCGCAGTTCGCGCTTCTGCCACTCCTCTCGCTGCCGATTGCGGTGCGCGTCGCGCGGACCGTACTGACCCGAACTGACGGCGCGGCGCTCAATCCCGCGCTCGAACAGACCGGCCAACTGCTTGCGATTCACTCGATTCTGTTCGCCCTCGGGTTCGCCGCACCGGCGGTACTCTGA
- a CDS encoding FAD-dependent monooxygenase, producing the protein MVDSAANDGHDARDAGGVFICGAGIAGLTLAWWLDKTGWDVVVLELAPGLRDEGYMIDFFSSGYDVAERMGILFELDAAQYTIDTISNVNQAGKPVSAPDYNLFRRLQDGRLLSLMRGDLERVLYEALPDSVELRYSTTIDAVAQDGDTVSMTLSDGTEEEADLLVGADGIHSRVRELVFGPETHYLRYLGYHTAAYIFEDASFRAALDGEFRNLTVPNKITGFYPIRGDKVATWFAHREPESDLPENPCAELGRRFGDLGWLVPDALDHCPENGSVYYDQVAQIELDEWSKGRVTLVGDAAYAVSLLAGQGASMAMGGAYVLAKKLKAADSLEAGLAAYEAYLKPKTREKQASGRQTANYLIPPTKWHITARDLALRFSTLPGMYRVLAPALAGTESVVE; encoded by the coding sequence ATGGTGGATTCTGCGGCGAACGACGGTCACGACGCCCGAGACGCTGGGGGAGTTTTCATCTGTGGGGCGGGAATCGCGGGCCTCACCCTCGCGTGGTGGTTAGACAAGACCGGCTGGGACGTGGTCGTCCTCGAACTCGCACCCGGTCTGCGAGACGAGGGGTACATGATAGACTTCTTCAGCTCCGGCTACGACGTCGCAGAGCGGATGGGGATTCTCTTCGAGTTGGATGCCGCCCAGTACACCATCGACACGATTTCAAACGTGAATCAGGCGGGAAAGCCAGTCTCCGCGCCCGATTACAACCTGTTCAGACGCCTCCAAGACGGGCGGCTCCTCTCGCTCATGCGCGGGGATTTAGAGCGCGTATTGTACGAAGCACTCCCCGACTCCGTGGAGCTGCGCTACAGCACCACCATCGACGCCGTGGCGCAGGACGGCGACACAGTCTCGATGACACTGAGCGACGGCACAGAGGAAGAAGCAGACTTACTCGTCGGCGCAGACGGCATCCACTCGCGGGTCAGAGAACTCGTGTTCGGCCCGGAGACGCACTATCTGCGGTATCTCGGCTATCACACCGCGGCGTACATCTTCGAGGATGCGTCGTTTCGCGCCGCCCTCGACGGCGAGTTCAGGAATCTCACCGTCCCGAACAAGATAACTGGCTTCTACCCGATTCGTGGGGACAAAGTTGCGACGTGGTTCGCCCACCGCGAGCCTGAGAGCGACTTGCCGGAGAACCCGTGTGCCGAACTCGGCCGCCGGTTCGGTGACCTCGGCTGGCTCGTCCCCGACGCGCTCGACCACTGCCCCGAAAACGGTTCGGTCTATTACGACCAAGTCGCCCAAATCGAGCTCGATGAGTGGTCGAAAGGACGCGTCACGCTCGTCGGTGACGCTGCCTACGCCGTCTCGTTGCTCGCCGGACAGGGCGCGTCGATGGCGATGGGTGGGGCGTACGTGCTGGCAAAGAAACTCAAAGCGGCCGACTCTCTCGAAGCCGGATTGGCAGCGTACGAAGCGTACCTGAAGCCGAAAACGCGCGAAAAGCAGGCGTCTGGCCGTCAGACGGCGAATTATCTCATCCCGCCGACGAAGTGGCACATCACCGCCCGCGACCTTGCACTCAGATTCTCGACGTTGCCGGGGATGTACCGCGTGTTAGCGCCCGCACTCGCCGGAACCGAGAGCGTCGTCGAGTAG
- a CDS encoding 1,4-dihydroxy-2-naphthoyl-CoA synthase: protein MVSDIFDPDRWDAIAEFDFQDITYHRATDQGTVRIAFDRPEVRNAFRPGTVDELYTALDHARRQTDVGCVLLTGNGPSPKDGGWAFCSGGDQTIRGDDGYQYEGDEAGASDTGRLHILEVQRLIRFMPKPVIAVTPGWAVGGGHSLHVVCDMTLASEKAIFKQTDPDVASFDAGFGSAYLAHQVGQKKAREIFFLGKDYSADEAAEMGMVNEVVAHEDLEDVALDWAAEINAKSPTAMRMLKFAFNMDTDGMVGQQVFAGEATRLGYMTDEAKEGREAFVEKRDPDFSKYPWHY, encoded by the coding sequence ATGGTTTCAGATATTTTCGACCCCGACCGCTGGGACGCGATTGCAGAATTCGATTTTCAGGACATCACCTACCACCGCGCGACCGACCAGGGCACCGTCAGAATCGCCTTCGACCGCCCCGAGGTCAGAAACGCCTTCCGCCCCGGGACGGTTGACGAACTCTACACCGCGCTCGACCACGCGCGTCGCCAGACGGATGTTGGCTGCGTGCTCCTCACCGGCAACGGCCCCTCGCCGAAAGACGGCGGCTGGGCGTTCTGTTCGGGCGGCGACCAGACCATCCGCGGCGACGACGGCTACCAGTACGAGGGCGACGAGGCCGGAGCCTCTGACACGGGCCGCCTGCACATCCTCGAAGTCCAGCGACTCATCCGCTTCATGCCAAAGCCCGTCATCGCCGTCACGCCGGGCTGGGCGGTCGGCGGCGGCCACAGCCTCCACGTCGTCTGCGACATGACCCTCGCCTCCGAGAAGGCCATCTTCAAGCAAACCGACCCGGACGTGGCAAGCTTCGACGCCGGCTTCGGCTCCGCGTATCTCGCCCACCAAGTCGGCCAGAAGAAAGCCCGCGAAATCTTCTTCCTCGGGAAGGATTATTCGGCCGACGAAGCCGCCGAGATGGGCATGGTCAACGAGGTTGTCGCCCACGAAGACCTCGAAGACGTGGCGCTCGACTGGGCCGCAGAAATCAACGCAAAATCGCCAACCGCCATGCGGATGCTCAAATTCGCCTTCAACATGGATACTGATGGGATGGTCGGCCAGCAGGTGTTCGCCGGTGAAGCGACCCGGCTTGGCTACATGACCGACGAGGCAAAAGAGGGCCGCGAGGCCTTCGTCGAGAAGCGCGATCCCGACTTCTCGAAGTACCCGTGGCACTATTGA